In Alkalihalobacillus sp. TS-13, the following are encoded in one genomic region:
- the mnmA gene encoding tRNA 2-thiouridine(34) synthase MnmA: MEKRPEDTRVVVGMSGGVDSSVAALLLKEQGYDVIGIFMKNWDDTDENGVCTATEDYEDVIRVCNQLGIPYYAVNFEKQYWNKVFSYFLEEYKAGRTPNPDVMCNKEIKFKAFLDHAMSLGADYVATGHYARIGERHGEKVMLRGVDENKDQTYFLNQLNQEQISKVLFPIGEFKKPEIREMAEKANLATAKKKDSTGICFIGERNFKEFLSQYLPAQPGEMQTLSGEVKGSHDGLMYYTIGQRHGLGIGGDGDPWFVVGKDLEKNVLFVEQGFHNELLYSDKLNATKVSWMTGKGMPDEFKCTAKFRYRQPDRPVTVRKMEDGTYDVIFDEPQRAITPGQAVVFYDGDVCLGGGTIDKVYKKEEAISYL; encoded by the coding sequence ATGGAAAAACGCCCTGAAGATACAAGAGTCGTCGTTGGAATGTCTGGAGGGGTCGATTCTTCAGTAGCTGCATTGCTTTTAAAAGAACAAGGATATGACGTGATCGGGATTTTTATGAAAAACTGGGATGACACTGATGAAAATGGCGTTTGTACAGCAACGGAAGACTATGAAGACGTCATCCGTGTCTGTAACCAACTTGGTATTCCCTACTATGCAGTGAATTTCGAAAAACAATATTGGAACAAAGTGTTTTCCTACTTCCTTGAGGAATATAAAGCTGGAAGAACGCCAAACCCTGATGTCATGTGCAACAAAGAGATCAAATTCAAGGCATTCCTCGATCATGCGATGAGTCTTGGAGCTGATTATGTAGCAACTGGACACTATGCGCGCATCGGTGAACGGCACGGGGAGAAGGTCATGCTCCGCGGTGTCGATGAAAACAAGGATCAAACCTATTTTTTGAATCAACTGAATCAGGAACAGATTTCGAAAGTATTGTTCCCGATCGGGGAATTTAAGAAGCCTGAAATCAGAGAAATGGCAGAAAAAGCAAACCTGGCGACTGCGAAGAAAAAAGACAGTACAGGTATTTGTTTTATCGGGGAGCGGAACTTCAAAGAATTCCTTAGCCAATACCTTCCTGCACAGCCTGGTGAAATGCAGACCCTGTCCGGTGAGGTGAAAGGGTCCCATGACGGACTTATGTATTATACGATTGGTCAACGTCATGGACTAGGAATCGGTGGCGATGGCGATCCATGGTTCGTTGTCGGAAAAGATTTAGAAAAAAATGTCCTGTTTGTCGAACAAGGATTCCATAATGAGCTGCTCTATTCGGATAAACTAAACGCCACGAAGGTCAGTTGGATGACTGGGAAAGGAATGCCGGATGAATTCAAGTGCACGGCGAAGTTCCGTTACCGCCAGCCAGACCGCCCTGTGACTGTCCGGAAAATGGAAGATGGCACGTATGATGTTATCTTTGATGAACCGCAGCGTGCGATCACCCCAGGACAAGCAGTTGTCTTTTATGATGGAGATGTATGTCTTGGCGGTGGGACGATCGATAAAGTGTATAAAAAAGAGGAAGCAATTTCTTATTTATAA
- the alaS gene encoding alanine--tRNA ligase has translation MKTLTSAEVRQMYLDFFKEKGHKVEPSASLVPHEDPSLLWINSGVATLKKYFDGRVVPENPRIVNAQKSIRTNDIENVGKTARHHTFFEMLGNFSIGDYFKKEAIQWAWEFLTDEKWLGIDPDKLAVTIHPEDDEAHDIWHNEIDLPKEKIIRLEENFWDIGEGPSGPNTEIFFDRGEKYGNDPNDPELFPGGENERHLEIWNLVFSQYNHNPDGSYTPLPKKNIDTGMGLERVVCALQDAPTNYETDLFMPMIEATEKISGTEYGKNPDFDIAFKVIADHIRTVTFAVGDGALPSNEGRGYVLRRLIRRAIRFAKQLNISKPFMFELVPVVADVMKDFYPNVLENTDFIQKVVKNEEERFHETINEGLAILSEMMKEAKENGKNELSGSDAFKLYDTYGFPFELTEEYVEEEGLTVNRQQFDVEMEAQRERARSARQDTGSMQVQTGVLSDIKTSSEFIGYDQLHTSSKVSVIVKGADTVNEANAGEEVLVILDHTPFYAESGGQIADKGTLENDNVFVVVKDVQKAPNGQNLHTVYVEKGTLKVDETLAATVNKISRAGIIKNHTATHLLHQALKDVLGKHVNQAGSLVTPDRLRFDFSHFNQITPEELEKIESIVNEKIWSTIPVEKMIKPIEEAKAMGAMALFGEKYGSEVRVVKVGDYSLELCGGCHVANTAEIGLFKIIAESGIGAGTRRIEAVTSEGAYHHLTGQVQILKDTADALKSNLNDVPAKIGTIQSQIKELQRENESLKGKLANIEAGSLMDHAEEINGVKVLARKVSASDMNNLRSIVDDLKNKIGSGVVVLGSAQNEKVNIVAGVTDNLTKEGYHAGKIVKEVATRCGGGGGGRPDMAQAGGKQPEKLDDALNYVYEFVKSIS, from the coding sequence ATGAAAACGCTCACTTCAGCTGAAGTAAGACAGATGTATTTGGATTTTTTCAAAGAAAAAGGACATAAGGTTGAACCTAGTGCCTCTCTTGTACCGCACGAAGATCCGTCCTTGCTATGGATCAACAGTGGCGTTGCAACCTTGAAAAAGTATTTTGATGGTCGTGTCGTTCCAGAGAATCCTCGTATCGTAAATGCTCAAAAATCAATCCGTACGAATGATATTGAAAATGTCGGTAAAACTGCTCGACATCATACGTTCTTCGAGATGCTTGGAAACTTCTCAATCGGGGACTACTTTAAAAAAGAAGCGATTCAGTGGGCTTGGGAATTCTTGACTGATGAAAAATGGTTGGGAATCGATCCTGATAAGCTAGCGGTGACGATCCATCCTGAAGACGATGAAGCGCATGACATTTGGCATAATGAAATCGATCTTCCCAAGGAGAAGATCATCCGCCTCGAAGAGAACTTCTGGGATATCGGTGAAGGACCGAGTGGACCGAACACGGAAATCTTTTTTGATCGAGGGGAGAAATATGGAAACGACCCGAATGATCCAGAGTTGTTCCCAGGTGGAGAAAACGAGCGTCACCTTGAAATCTGGAACCTTGTGTTTTCTCAATACAACCATAATCCTGATGGCTCCTATACACCGTTGCCTAAAAAGAATATCGATACAGGGATGGGGCTTGAACGTGTCGTTTGTGCGTTGCAGGATGCTCCTACAAACTATGAAACCGATCTGTTCATGCCGATGATCGAAGCGACAGAAAAAATTTCTGGTACCGAATATGGTAAGAATCCGGATTTCGATATTGCTTTCAAGGTGATTGCCGATCACATCCGGACAGTTACTTTCGCGGTTGGAGACGGGGCGCTGCCATCCAATGAAGGTAGAGGCTATGTATTACGCCGCCTTATCCGCAGAGCAATCCGTTTTGCTAAACAATTGAACATCAGCAAACCTTTTATGTTTGAGCTTGTTCCAGTGGTTGCAGATGTCATGAAAGACTTCTATCCAAATGTTCTTGAAAACACGGATTTCATCCAAAAAGTCGTTAAGAATGAGGAAGAACGATTCCATGAAACCATCAACGAAGGTCTTGCGATTTTATCTGAAATGATGAAGGAAGCGAAAGAAAATGGGAAGAATGAACTTTCTGGCTCAGATGCTTTCAAGTTGTATGATACGTATGGATTTCCATTTGAATTGACTGAAGAGTATGTGGAAGAAGAAGGCTTGACAGTGAATCGACAACAATTCGATGTCGAAATGGAAGCACAGCGTGAGCGGGCACGTTCAGCACGTCAGGACACAGGTTCTATGCAGGTTCAGACTGGAGTCCTAAGTGATATCAAAACCTCAAGTGAATTCATAGGTTATGACCAACTGCATACCTCTTCTAAAGTTAGCGTGATCGTAAAAGGTGCTGATACGGTCAATGAAGCAAATGCTGGTGAAGAAGTCCTTGTGATTCTTGATCATACACCTTTTTATGCAGAAAGCGGCGGACAGATTGCTGACAAAGGGACACTTGAGAATGACAACGTTTTTGTTGTCGTAAAGGATGTCCAAAAAGCGCCGAATGGCCAAAATCTCCATACAGTCTATGTGGAAAAAGGGACATTGAAAGTCGATGAAACCCTTGCGGCAACCGTCAACAAGATTAGCCGTGCTGGTATCATCAAGAACCATACCGCAACACATTTGCTTCATCAAGCACTTAAAGATGTTCTTGGGAAACACGTCAATCAAGCAGGTTCTCTTGTAACCCCTGATCGTTTGCGTTTCGACTTCTCCCACTTCAATCAGATCACTCCGGAAGAATTAGAGAAGATTGAATCAATCGTAAACGAAAAGATTTGGAGCACCATTCCTGTTGAAAAGATGATCAAGCCGATTGAAGAAGCAAAAGCAATGGGAGCAATGGCATTATTCGGTGAAAAATACGGAAGTGAAGTTCGTGTCGTAAAAGTCGGAGATTACAGCCTTGAGCTATGCGGAGGCTGTCATGTAGCTAATACTGCAGAAATCGGGTTGTTCAAGATCATAGCGGAATCAGGCATCGGGGCGGGGACACGCAGGATTGAAGCAGTTACAAGTGAAGGAGCCTATCATCATCTCACTGGACAAGTCCAAATCCTTAAAGATACAGCCGACGCTTTAAAGTCTAACCTGAATGATGTACCTGCAAAGATCGGTACTATCCAATCACAAATCAAAGAGCTTCAACGCGAAAATGAATCATTGAAAGGTAAGCTTGCGAACATTGAAGCAGGTTCCTTGATGGATCATGCTGAAGAAATCAATGGCGTAAAAGTATTGGCTAGAAAAGTTTCTGCTAGTGATATGAATAATTTACGCTCAATCGTAGATGATTTGAAGAACAAGATCGGAAGCGGAGTAGTCGTTCTTGGTTCTGCACAAAATGAAAAAGTGAATATTGTTGCAGGAGTTACAGATAATTTAACGAAAGAAGGCTATCATGCAGGTAAAATTGTAAAGGAAGTCGCAACCCGATGTGGAGGCGGCGGAGGTGGACGCCCAGATATGGCTCAAGCTGGCGGAAAACAACCTGAAAAACTGGATGACGCATTAAATTATGTTTACGAATTCGTCAAATCCATTTCCTAA
- a CDS encoding AI-2E family transporter: MKKLFTIEALVRLGMVLLALLCAFVFMKLKPFWDPILDMFLAVFMPFFVAIFITYLLHPIVEWIHRRGIPRSIAILVIYLAFFGGIGFLIFKSVPYLISQLKDLSEQLPVLSETYRTWIREFYEHTDNLPETVHTEFEKTLNAIEQYITILISGVLASIKGFWRNLFAWIVIPFLVFYMLKDFKIITRMILHMTPKKWREPGNKIIHDIDISLGNYIRGQLTVACALAALAIGAFWIAGVPYPVILGIIIGVTDFIPYFGPLLGAVPVALIAATISINKLLIVIGIVIILQFIEGNILGPLIVGKTLHIHPIGIILALLIGGEIGGVVGLLLAVPFFAIGKVIFHHAKEHFRNVDNTEK, encoded by the coding sequence ATGAAAAAACTGTTTACAATTGAAGCACTTGTAAGGCTCGGCATGGTCTTATTAGCTTTACTATGTGCATTTGTCTTCATGAAATTGAAACCGTTTTGGGATCCAATTCTTGATATGTTTTTGGCCGTCTTCATGCCATTTTTCGTCGCAATCTTCATCACCTATCTATTACATCCCATTGTAGAATGGATTCATAGGCGAGGTATCCCACGATCGATCGCTATCCTTGTTATTTACCTTGCCTTTTTCGGTGGCATCGGATTTTTGATTTTTAAAAGTGTTCCATATCTGATATCACAGCTCAAAGACCTGAGTGAACAATTGCCTGTATTATCAGAAACTTATCGGACGTGGATCCGGGAATTTTATGAACATACTGATAATCTGCCCGAAACGGTCCATACTGAATTTGAAAAAACGTTGAATGCTATAGAACAATATATAACAATATTGATAAGCGGCGTACTCGCTTCAATCAAAGGATTTTGGCGAAACCTTTTTGCGTGGATCGTCATTCCTTTTCTCGTTTTCTATATGCTGAAAGACTTTAAAATTATTACACGGATGATATTGCACATGACACCGAAAAAGTGGCGGGAGCCTGGAAACAAAATCATCCATGATATCGATATTTCACTTGGTAATTACATACGCGGACAATTGACAGTAGCTTGTGCCCTTGCAGCACTTGCAATTGGCGCGTTCTGGATAGCGGGTGTCCCTTATCCCGTGATTCTAGGAATCATCATTGGTGTCACTGATTTCATTCCCTATTTCGGACCGTTGCTCGGGGCAGTGCCAGTCGCTTTGATTGCTGCAACGATATCGATAAATAAACTGTTGATCGTAATTGGAATTGTCATCATCCTTCAATTCATCGAGGGGAATATTCTCGGACCGCTTATTGTCGGTAAAACATTGCACATCCATCCGATAGGAATCATATTAGCATTGTTAATTGGCGGGGAAATCGGTGGAGTTGTTGGTTTACTCCTTGCTGTACCTTTCTTTGCGATAGGAAAAGTCATTTTCCATCATGCGAAAGAGCATTTCAGAAATGTTGACAATACCGAAAAGTAA
- a CDS encoding ATP-dependent RecD-like DNA helicase, translated as MELQSQFDLGSEEKRYVKGSILHVIYQNKETFYSVLKVSSKESNLADIDKDTIVVGTFPVLMEEETYIFWGDMKDHPKYGKQFVVEFYRKDLPRTEDGMVQYLSSDLFSGIGKKTAEKVIHTLGDKAFSKIIEDPEVLNEVRDLSEERAKTIYETLMEHQGLEQLLSTLHRYGIGPSIAMKIYQSYKDEAISIIQTNPYQLIYDIDGIGFRRADEIGNALGIEETSSERVQAGLLYNLKELCNQHGHTYITVDELIEETKKLLFTKPVDSEVDFYSDIVALHGEGKVFIEDENAYLPSLYFAEYGLLQKIERLLKQEEYDRIELSDFYNALGALEESQEIEYADAQKDAIYKALTSPMMILTGGPGTGKTTVIKGIIETYSEIHGLSLDLQDYKDEDFPFLLVAPTGRAAKRMSESTGIPAVTIHRLLGWKGGSGFEYHEENPIAGRLLIIDEMSMVDVRLAYRLFDALPEEIQVIMVGDEDQLPSVSPGQVLKDFISSEVIPTVKIDEIYRQAKGSTIVKLAHEMKKGGLPEDLGAPQHDRRFFPCSQEQVTTAVLQVCKSAMTKGFTARDIQVLAPMYRGRAGIDEMNKELQEMFNPPTEQKREIEYFQSIYRVGDKVLQLVNAPEEQIFNGDIGEIVSIIFAKETTDKEDQIVISFDGIEVTFKKTDLNQITHAYCCSIHKSQGSEFPIVVLPIVKGYYRMLRRNLIYTAVTRSKEYLILCGEMDALERAVQQNDSGTRNSHLSMKLKKRIEKHKR; from the coding sequence ATGGAGTTACAAAGCCAATTCGATTTAGGATCAGAGGAAAAACGGTATGTGAAAGGTTCAATCCTTCATGTGATCTATCAAAATAAAGAGACCTTTTATTCCGTTTTAAAAGTGTCTTCGAAAGAATCTAATTTAGCGGACATAGATAAAGATACGATCGTAGTGGGCACTTTCCCTGTATTGATGGAAGAAGAGACGTACATCTTCTGGGGTGATATGAAAGACCATCCAAAGTATGGGAAACAATTTGTGGTTGAATTTTATAGAAAAGATCTTCCTAGGACAGAAGACGGGATGGTCCAGTATCTTTCAAGTGATTTGTTCAGTGGGATCGGGAAGAAGACCGCAGAGAAAGTCATACATACGCTCGGGGATAAAGCATTTTCTAAAATCATCGAAGATCCGGAAGTATTGAATGAGGTTAGGGATTTGTCCGAAGAACGGGCAAAGACCATATATGAAACATTGATGGAACACCAGGGTTTAGAACAGCTTCTCAGTACATTGCATCGCTACGGAATCGGTCCCTCCATTGCAATGAAAATCTATCAATCTTACAAAGATGAGGCGATATCCATCATTCAAACCAATCCTTATCAGTTGATTTATGACATTGATGGAATCGGTTTTCGAAGAGCAGATGAAATCGGAAATGCTTTAGGGATCGAAGAAACTTCTTCAGAACGTGTGCAAGCTGGCCTTCTTTATAATTTGAAAGAGCTATGTAATCAGCACGGACATACATACATTACAGTAGATGAATTGATAGAAGAAACGAAAAAACTGCTTTTTACAAAGCCTGTTGATTCTGAAGTGGATTTCTACAGCGACATTGTTGCTTTACATGGTGAAGGGAAGGTGTTCATCGAGGATGAAAATGCCTATCTTCCCTCGCTATATTTTGCTGAATATGGTCTACTTCAAAAGATTGAACGCTTATTGAAACAGGAAGAATATGATCGTATCGAGCTTTCAGATTTTTACAATGCACTCGGAGCTCTGGAGGAATCACAAGAAATCGAATATGCGGATGCTCAGAAAGATGCCATTTATAAAGCACTGACTTCCCCAATGATGATTTTGACTGGTGGTCCTGGAACAGGGAAGACGACTGTCATAAAAGGAATCATCGAAACGTATTCTGAAATCCATGGTCTTTCGCTCGATCTGCAGGACTATAAGGATGAGGATTTCCCATTTTTACTCGTAGCCCCGACTGGCCGTGCCGCGAAACGTATGAGTGAATCCACAGGTATTCCAGCAGTAACGATCCATCGTCTTCTTGGTTGGAAAGGCGGCAGCGGATTTGAATATCATGAAGAAAATCCGATTGCAGGCCGACTTCTCATCATTGATGAAATGTCGATGGTCGATGTCCGTCTTGCCTACAGGCTGTTCGACGCATTACCTGAAGAAATCCAGGTGATCATGGTGGGAGATGAGGATCAGCTTCCATCGGTAAGTCCTGGACAAGTATTAAAGGATTTCATTTCATCTGAAGTGATCCCAACAGTTAAGATTGATGAGATTTATCGACAAGCGAAAGGATCGACCATTGTTAAATTGGCCCATGAAATGAAAAAAGGGGGGTTGCCTGAGGACCTGGGTGCTCCTCAACATGACAGGCGGTTCTTCCCGTGTTCACAGGAGCAAGTGACCACAGCAGTCCTCCAGGTTTGTAAAAGTGCCATGACAAAAGGGTTTACAGCGCGGGATATACAAGTATTGGCACCAATGTACAGAGGCCGTGCTGGAATTGATGAGATGAACAAGGAATTGCAAGAAATGTTCAATCCTCCGACTGAACAAAAAAGGGAAATTGAGTATTTTCAATCGATCTATCGTGTCGGGGATAAGGTCCTCCAACTCGTCAATGCTCCCGAGGAGCAAATCTTCAATGGAGATATCGGAGAAATCGTCTCGATCATCTTCGCAAAAGAAACAACCGATAAAGAAGATCAGATTGTCATATCCTTTGATGGCATTGAGGTGACGTTCAAAAAAACGGATCTGAACCAGATTACGCATGCTTATTGTTGTTCGATTCATAAATCACAGGGAAGCGAGTTTCCGATCGTCGTCTTACCGATTGTTAAAGGCTATTATCGGATGCTGCGGCGGAATCTGATTTATACGGCGGTTACCCGCAGTAAAGAATATCTCATCTTATGTGGTGAAATGGATGCACTGGAAAGAGCAGTACAGCAAAACGACTCAGGGACCCGTAACTCACATTTGAGTATGAAATTGAAAAAAAGGATTGAAAAGCACAAGCGATAA
- a CDS encoding tetratricopeptide repeat protein, with amino-acid sequence MSDKNKHGIELMKEGKYEEAAKAFHSALEENPDDPVIYVNFGNLLELVGEYEKAMGFFDKAISMDETMAPAYYGGGVVFYKLEQYDDALDLFQEAIKRGLSDGDSHFMLGMSFSQLGDITRALPHFQSAAEKNSEDVEAWFQYGMTLGKLNLFEQAITALENVIELAPDHADAYYNLGVAYLYKENIQKAKEMFAKAIENQNDHLLAHNGIKKINEIQESTETND; translated from the coding sequence ATGTCTGATAAGAATAAACACGGAATTGAATTGATGAAAGAAGGAAAATACGAAGAAGCAGCGAAGGCATTTCATAGTGCTCTTGAAGAAAATCCTGACGATCCAGTCATTTATGTGAACTTTGGAAACCTGTTAGAACTGGTAGGCGAATATGAGAAAGCGATGGGCTTTTTCGATAAAGCCATTTCTATGGATGAAACAATGGCGCCGGCCTATTATGGTGGTGGCGTTGTCTTTTATAAACTCGAGCAGTATGATGATGCGCTTGACCTTTTTCAAGAAGCGATCAAACGTGGACTCTCAGATGGTGATTCCCACTTCATGCTCGGGATGAGTTTTTCACAATTGGGCGATATCACACGTGCCCTTCCGCATTTCCAATCTGCCGCTGAAAAGAATTCCGAGGATGTCGAGGCGTGGTTCCAATACGGAATGACACTCGGAAAACTGAATTTGTTTGAACAAGCAATCACTGCTTTAGAAAACGTTATCGAGCTCGCGCCAGACCATGCAGACGCTTACTATAACCTTGGCGTAGCGTATTTGTACAAAGAAAACATCCAGAAAGCGAAAGAGATGTTTGCCAAAGCAATCGAAAATCAGAACGATCATCTGCTGGCACATAACGGGATCAAGAAAATCAATGAGATTCAAGAGTCTACTGAAACCAATGATTAG